A single Clostridiales bacterium DNA region contains:
- a CDS encoding glycosyltransferase family 2 protein codes for MAENIDVSIIIVNWNAKNLLKKCIDSIIMKENRMKYEIIVIDNNSNDGSRDLCEHNYANSVRLIKNRQNRGFAAANNQGIKESKGKFILLLNSDTEVLDNALDKCFEYISSHKDIGLIGCRLLNSDGTLQYSCYNFNSILRSIIFKIGAAKIIRSDKRYKYEGLITSADYDSLMDVDYVCGAFMMFRREIIDKIGLLDERFFMYAEEADYCARIKNAGYRIAYFPEASVIHHGGGSSKSISVLSENRRIISRLLFIKKHKGNLYFNVYRFFSILVAAANIISGDEDRRSRGRSKLKAILKLKYE; via the coding sequence ATGGCGGAAAATATCGATGTTTCCATTATAATAGTAAACTGGAATGCTAAAAACCTCTTAAAAAAATGCATAGATTCGATAATTATGAAAGAAAATAGAATGAAATATGAGATTATTGTTATTGACAATAATTCAAATGATGGAAGTCGGGATCTTTGCGAACATAATTACGCAAACTCTGTCAGACTAATAAAAAACAGGCAGAACAGAGGTTTCGCAGCAGCAAATAATCAAGGAATTAAAGAGTCTAAGGGTAAATTCATACTCCTTTTAAACAGTGACACGGAAGTTCTGGATAATGCCCTGGATAAATGTTTTGAATATATATCATCCCATAAAGATATAGGCTTGATTGGCTGCAGGCTTTTAAACAGCGATGGCACGCTGCAGTACTCATGTTATAATTTTAATTCCATATTAAGGTCAATTATATTTAAGATTGGCGCTGCAAAGATTATCAGGTCTGATAAAAGGTATAAATATGAGGGATTGATCACTAGTGCCGACTATGATTCCCTGATGGACGTCGACTATGTATGCGGGGCGTTTATGATGTTCAGAAGAGAAATAATAGATAAAATAGGTCTTCTCGATGAAAGGTTCTTTATGTATGCTGAGGAAGCAGATTATTGTGCAAGGATAAAGAATGCCGGCTACAGGATTGCTTATTTTCCCGAAGCATCGGTTATACATCATGGCGGAGGGAGCAGCAAATCCATAAGCGTGCTTTCGGAGAACAGGAGAATTATCAGCCGCCTTCTTTTCATAAAAAAACATAAGGGAAATTTATACTTCAATGTATATAGATTTTTTTCGATTTTAGTTGCCGCAGCCAATATTATATCGGGAGATGAAGATAGAAGATCGAGAGGCAGGTCGAAGTTAAAGGCCATACTGAAATTAAAATATGAATAA
- a CDS encoding glycosyltransferase family 4 protein codes for MKICILTTGHSAMDDRIFYKEALSLKKVYDDVTIIAPDERDSYIKDGINIIGVKKPNSLYERFRLVDTVVNEAIKNRADIYHFHDFEIIYKVLKIKKYLPDSKIIYDVHEYFPDMVRMSKKIPKLIKPFMTFFVDKTELIKARKFDYIITADDAVKERFCHVNKKVDVIYNFSEFKTLKEDKFKKKYDVIYQGGITMERGVFNAVRAIEIVKKKKPDIKMIFVGPFDDKEDRKKVYDYIEEKCLSKNIIFIGKVPHTDVESYIRSSKIGIVTLLPFPKYFKNIPIKQFEYMSCGIPVVGSDLPPIKKFVKSYNSGIIVDPTKPQEIADAIDKLLDDRELCKKLGENGIKAVSESYNWNNMEIKLLNIYKSLQSDMKC; via the coding sequence ATGAAGATATGCATATTGACGACGGGGCACAGCGCTATGGACGACAGGATATTCTATAAAGAAGCATTGTCCCTTAAAAAAGTATACGATGATGTAACAATAATAGCGCCGGATGAAAGGGATAGCTACATTAAAGATGGAATTAACATAATAGGCGTCAAGAAGCCCAACTCACTCTATGAAAGATTTCGTCTGGTGGATACTGTGGTAAATGAGGCTATAAAAAATAGGGCGGACATATATCATTTCCACGATTTCGAAATCATCTATAAGGTATTAAAAATAAAGAAGTATTTGCCGGATTCAAAAATAATTTATGATGTACATGAATATTTTCCCGACATGGTGAGAATGTCAAAGAAAATACCGAAACTGATAAAGCCATTCATGACTTTTTTTGTTGATAAGACGGAATTAATAAAGGCAAGAAAGTTTGATTATATAATTACGGCTGATGATGCGGTTAAGGAAAGATTTTGCCATGTAAATAAGAAAGTCGATGTTATATATAATTTTTCCGAATTCAAGACACTGAAGGAAGATAAATTTAAAAAAAAGTATGATGTGATTTATCAGGGTGGAATAACTATGGAAAGAGGAGTATTCAATGCAGTTAGGGCAATTGAGATTGTAAAAAAGAAAAAGCCGGATATTAAAATGATATTCGTAGGGCCTTTTGACGATAAGGAAGACAGGAAAAAAGTATATGATTACATAGAAGAAAAATGTCTATCAAAAAATATTATATTTATCGGAAAGGTGCCGCATACCGATGTGGAAAGTTATATAAGAAGTTCTAAAATCGGAATTGTAACACTGCTTCCGTTTCCGAAATACTTTAAAAATATACCTATCAAACAGTTTGAATATATGAGCTGCGGCATACCGGTAGTGGGGAGCGATCTGCCGCCGATCAAGAAATTTGTTAAAAGCTATAACAGCGGAATAATTGTTGATCCGACGAAGCCCCAGGAAATTGCCGATGCTATAGATAAGCTGCTCGATGACCGGGAGTTATGCAAGAAACTTGGGGAAAATGGAATAAAAGCAGTATCTGAATCTTATAACTGGAACAATATGGAGATTAAACTCCTCAATATATACAAAAGCTTACAGTCAGATATGAAGTGCTGA